One window of Candidatus Microthrix subdominans genomic DNA carries:
- the rho gene encoding transcription termination factor Rho, whose protein sequence is MADDSIDLERSKLEGKDRAQLVTIATALGTKPPARAKKADIVDLILRLAGVDEAPPVEADPTKDDASDDGAPSKAPASTAAASSDEASADEDDRSQAGQAAGGRGNDRSGGNASQRRGARAPAGGRPNAEDQANGDSRTKGEQPKVEQPKVDQGRDDQPRDGQGRVEQGNGADDVNGNRADGGAPQAEDDEDDDGNRRRRGRRRGRNRDEDDAQWEGEPVEVAGFLDLRDEGYGFLRVKGYLPSREDVYISAKMVRQNGLRKGDHVTGAYRPAGGREKNPALLRVDKVMDLDPEQARQRPRFDDLTPVYPHQRVDLTLGDDSDDATARAIDLLAPIGLGQRGLIVAPPRSGATTVLASLARAIEAATPDAHVMMLLIDERPEEITGLGELTRGEVIASSFERPPEEHTHVVELTLERAKRLVELGNDVVILLDGITRLVRAYSAVGQPSGRTLPGGIDSAALFPPKRFLGAARSLNEPGSLTILATLRSDAATAADDLVWAEFAGTANMEVHLNRRAADWQVFPALEVEETATRHLAELVEESTAEQVRALRRHLTALNESGSPLAGLEWLVEAIEATPDNAALLAAVPR, encoded by the coding sequence ATGGCGGACGATTCGATCGACCTGGAACGCTCCAAGTTGGAAGGCAAGGACCGCGCCCAGCTGGTCACGATCGCCACGGCGCTCGGCACCAAGCCGCCCGCTCGGGCCAAGAAGGCCGACATCGTCGACCTGATCCTGCGGCTGGCCGGTGTCGACGAGGCCCCACCGGTCGAGGCCGACCCGACGAAGGACGACGCCTCCGACGACGGCGCTCCGTCGAAGGCACCCGCTTCGACGGCGGCAGCTTCCAGCGACGAGGCGAGCGCCGACGAGGACGACCGCTCCCAAGCGGGCCAGGCCGCCGGCGGACGAGGCAACGACCGATCGGGCGGCAACGCATCACAGCGGCGGGGCGCCCGGGCACCGGCCGGTGGTCGGCCCAACGCCGAGGATCAGGCCAACGGCGACAGCCGGACCAAGGGCGAGCAGCCCAAGGTCGAGCAGCCCAAGGTCGATCAGGGCAGGGACGACCAGCCCAGGGACGGTCAGGGCAGGGTCGAGCAGGGGAACGGCGCCGACGACGTCAACGGTAACCGGGCCGATGGCGGGGCACCCCAGGCCGAGGACGACGAGGACGACGACGGCAACCGCCGCCGTCGCGGGCGCCGGCGTGGCCGCAACCGCGACGAGGACGACGCCCAGTGGGAGGGTGAGCCGGTCGAGGTGGCCGGGTTCCTCGACCTGCGCGACGAGGGCTACGGCTTTCTGCGGGTCAAGGGCTACCTGCCCTCCCGGGAGGACGTCTACATCTCGGCCAAGATGGTCCGCCAGAACGGCCTTCGCAAGGGCGACCACGTCACCGGCGCCTACCGTCCGGCCGGCGGGCGAGAGAAAAACCCGGCGTTGTTGCGGGTCGACAAGGTGATGGACCTCGACCCGGAGCAGGCCCGTCAGCGGCCGCGCTTTGACGACCTCACCCCGGTGTACCCCCACCAGCGGGTGGACCTCACGCTGGGCGACGACTCCGACGACGCCACCGCGCGGGCGATCGATCTGCTGGCCCCGATCGGCCTGGGGCAGCGGGGGCTGATCGTGGCACCGCCCCGTTCGGGGGCAACCACCGTGCTGGCCAGCCTGGCGCGGGCGATCGAAGCGGCCACCCCCGACGCCCACGTGATGATGCTGCTCATCGACGAGCGGCCCGAGGAGATCACCGGTCTCGGCGAGCTGACCCGGGGCGAGGTGATCGCCTCCAGCTTCGAGCGACCGCCCGAGGAGCACACCCACGTGGTGGAGCTGACGCTCGAGCGAGCCAAGCGGCTCGTCGAGCTGGGTAATGACGTCGTGATCCTGCTCGACGGGATCACGCGCCTGGTGCGGGCCTACTCGGCGGTCGGCCAACCCAGCGGGCGCACGCTGCCCGGCGGCATCGACTCGGCCGCCCTCTTTCCCCCCAAGCGTTTTCTCGGTGCGGCCCGCAGCCTGAACGAGCCGGGCTCGCTGACCATCCTGGCCACCCTCCGTTCGGACGCGGCGACCGCCGCCGACGACCTGGTGTGGGCCGAGTTCGCCGGCACCGCCAACATGGAGGTCCACCTCAACCGGCGGGCCGCCGACTGGCAGGTCTTCCCCGCCCTCGAGGTGGAGGAGACCGCCACCCGCCACCTGGCGGAGCTGGTCGAGGAGTCGACCGCCGAGCAGGTGCGGGCCCTTCGCCGTCACCTGACCGCGCTCAACGAGAGCGGTTCGCCGCTCGCCGGGCTGGAGTGGCTGGTCGAGGCGATCGAGGCCACCCCCGACAACGCGGCGCTGCTCGCAGCGGTGCCCCGATGA